The following are from one region of the Juglans regia cultivar Chandler chromosome 10, Walnut 2.0, whole genome shotgun sequence genome:
- the LOC108993674 gene encoding UPF0481 protein At3g47200-like encodes MGQSYGTYFQRNDQNASADQGEHLVIRITQLLESSRRHLQGECCIFKVPHHLRKLNEEAYTPQVISIGPFHHGNKKFQILEKYKVRYLNDFMRRAKTNPENLVRIVKGSEEAIRQCYAETIELDSDEFVKMILLDAAFIIEYFLRDMFPVQWTDEDRTVIKPWITARMQLDFLLLENQLPFFILKDLYQLVLVTHRIYRPFIEVAFLYFGFLNTQNKPSDSDQFNRIIHFVDLIRIFYLPPPETLSERQPDSRVEKIYCATKLAKAGLTFKKSESQCYLNLKYHEGGVLEIPRFTIDNTTEIFARNLMALEQCHYPTQAYITDYFLLLDFLIDTGKDVALLAEKNILVNGMGKYDNATFINNLGTNVQYSSMNPEYRRLCRDIVEFYDSKLNRWKAILKRDHFSTPWRVVATIAAILMLAFTLTQAVCSIVSVLPSKRRNLF; translated from the coding sequence ATGGGGCAATCATATGGTACATATTTTCAACGAAATGATCAAAATGCTTCAGCAGATCAAGGGGAACATTTGGTAATTAGAATAACACAACTGTTAGAAAGTTCGAGGCGTCACTTACAAGGAGAATGTTGTATCTTCAAGGTTCCACATCACTTGCGCAAATTGAATGAAGAAGCCTATACCCCACAAGTTATTTCCATAGGCCCCTTTCATCACGgcaacaaaaaattccaaatccTGGAAAAGTATAAAGTGAGATATCTCAACGATTTTATGAGACGAGCCAAAACAAACCCGGAGAATTTAGTAAGAATTGTAAAAGGCTCGGAAGAAGCAATTCGTCAATGTTATGCAGAAACCATCGAACTTGACAGCGATGAGTTTGTGAAGATGATACTCCTTGATGCGGCCTTCATTATTGAGTATTTCTTGAGAGACATGTTCCCAGTGCAATGGACAGATGAGGATAGAACAGTTATAAAGCCATGGATAACTGCTAGGATGCAGTTGGACTTTCTGTTACTTGAAAATCAActtcctttctttattcttaAGGATTTATATCAGCTTGTTTTGGTTACTCATAGAATTTACCGTCCCTTCATTGAGGTTGCCTTTCTCTACTTTGGCTTTCTCAACACTCAAAATAAGCCTTCTGATTCCGATCAGTTCAATCGAATaattcattttgttgatttgatCCGAATCTTTTATCTACCTCCACCCGAAACTCTATCAGAAAGACAACCTGACAGTAGGGTTGAGAAAATATACTGTGCAACGAAGCTGGCTAAGGCAGGATTGACCTTTAAGAAGAGTGAAAGCCAGTGCTACCTTAACTTAAAATATCATGAAGGCGGAGTGTTGGAAATCCCACGCTTTACTATTGACAATACCACGGAGATATTTGCTCGAAACCTCATGGCTTTGGAGCAATGTCACTATCCAACACAAGCATATATTACTGATTATTTTCTCTTGTTGGATTTCCTTATTGATACAGGCAAAGATGTGGCTTTACTTGCTGAAAAGAACATACTTGTTAATGGGATGGGAAAGTACGACAATGCAacttttatcaataatttagGCACAAATGTCCAATATTCATCCATGAATCCTGAGTATCGCCGTCTTTGTAGAGATATAGTTGAATTCTATGATAGCAAATTGAATCGTTGGAAGGCTATCTTGAAACGTGATCATTTTAGCACTCCTTGGAGAGTAGTTGCCACCATTGCTGCTATTCTCATGTTGGCGTTCACTTTAACGCAAGCTGTATGCTCTATTGTCTCAGTGTTACCATCAAAGAGGAGGAATCTGTTCTGA